Proteins from one Mytilus galloprovincialis chromosome 11, xbMytGall1.hap1.1, whole genome shotgun sequence genomic window:
- the LOC143052235 gene encoding microfibril-associated glycoprotein 4-like, translating into MYRLIFSIAFLFVWTLCEIVVIEKQKDQIFIGHVLFEVPMPMWSICAQYCSRVKICKSINFIAANKTCQINDAEPGESKCAIVESIGNSFVAASTFPKELAGQCRGNDCKLNEACMPRGTDYYCVPLPMMLSKNSTQLRPRDCSDLPQGSCSGVYSIYPSNEKFDVYCDMDTAGFGWTVFQSRMNGTVDFYKGWKDYEIGFGDLKSEFWLGNKFINILTSSGTYNFYIHLEDFEGNSRYAEYSEFSVGDATTKYTLHVTGYNGTAGDSLMYTTYNLNGMMFSTKDQDNDRSSRDCALTFKGAWWYNDCHYSNLNGKYLGGQHSSNSDGINWGTWKGFRYSLKSTKMMIKRQ; encoded by the exons ATGTACCGTTTGATCTTTTCGATAGCTTTCCTATTTGTGTGGACATTATGTGAAATAGTCGTAATcgaaaaacaaaaagatcaaatATTCATTGGTCATGTGCTGTTTGAGGTACCAATGCCGATGTGGTCAATATGTGCTCAGTACTGCTCGAGAGTAAAAATCTGCAAATCTATTAACTTTATAGCAGCGAATAAAACTTGCCAAATAAATGATGCTGAACCCGGGGAAAGTAAATGTGCAATCGTTGAGAGTATTGGAAATAGCTTTGTTGCTGCTTCAACATTTCCAAAG GAACTAGCTGGTCAATGCAGAGGAAATGATTGTAAGCTCAATGAAGCATGCATGCCAAGAGGAACGGATTACTATTGTGTTCCATTACCTATGATGTTATCTAAAAATAGCACAC aaCTTCGCCCACGTGACTGCAGTGATCTTCCACAAGGAAGTTGTTCTGGGGTATATTCAATATATCCATCAAATGAAAAGTTTGATGTTTACTGTGACATGGACACAGCAGGATTTGGATGGACA GTTTTCCAAAGCAGAATGAATGGAACTGTTGATTTTTACAAAGGATGGAAAGATTATGAGATTGGATTTGGAGATTTGAAATCGGAGTTTTGGTTGG gaaataaattcataaatattctAACGTCGTCTGGAACCTACAATTTTTACATCCATCTTGAGGATTTTGAAGGCAATTCGAGATACGCAGAGTACAGCGAGTTCAGTGTAGGTGATGCCACAACAAAGTATACTCTGCATGTTACTGGATACAACGGAACTGCAG GAGATAGCCTGATGTACACAACCTATAATCTCAACGGCATGATGTTCTCTACTAAAGACCAGGACAATGACAGAAGTTCTCGCGACTGCGCACTTACATTTAAAGGGGCATGGTGGTACAATGATTGTCATTATTCTAATTTAAATGGGAAATATCTTGGTGGACAGCACTCGTCTAATTCCGATGGTATCAATTGGGGTACATGGAAAGGATTTCGATATTCACTAAAATCTACTAAAATGATGATTAAGCGACAATAG
- the LOC143051174 gene encoding uncharacterized protein LOC143051174: protein MPGDSKGAKTIQTMLAAKKPGSNDSSKDSVKEKPSKQNKRSHSDVANDSVEGIDLTGIQNDLSEIKQSLQGTVTKTDLTNAMVNLVQQKDLKTLVSNIVQKLLDHFEEKITSKFECKIREATGKLDDKLDTLMIENEDLRERIRAKDRVIENLVEKVGDNNNRSIDALKLANYNEQYSRKHNIRMLNFPEKRGENLRKAFIETLKSDCKVDIEPSDVLAIHRIPGKDGYQKPVIVKVKNTETKIRIMRQKRSLKNEVKLHDDISQRNLGLMARLKNTEKFENVWFYNCNVYAKTETSSRIRFDLFDNVEEKMKKKLKDGN from the coding sequence ATGCCTGGGGACAGTAAAGGAGCAAAAACTATACAAACAATGTTAGCAGCTAAAAAGCCTGGGAGCAATGATTCTTCTAAAGACTCTGTAAAGGAAAAACCATCCAAGCAGAACAAACGATCCCATTCAGATGTTGCAAATGACAGTGTGGAAGGTATTGATTTGACTGGTATTCAAAATGATTTAAGTGAAATAAAACAATCTCTTCAGGGCACAGTTACAAAGACTGACCTTACTAATGCTATGGTTAATTTGGTACAACAAAAGGACTTAAAAACTTTAGTTAGTAACATTGTCCAGAAATTATTAGATCATTTTGAAGAGAAGATCACCAGTAAGTTTGAGTGTAAAATAAGGGAGGCAACTGGAAAACTTGATGATAAGTTAGATACATTGATGATTGAGAATGAGGATCTGAGGGAAAGAATCAGGGCAAAAGATAGAGTTATTGAAAACTTAGTGGAAAAGGTTGGTGACAATAATAACAGATCTATTGATGCATTGAAGTTAGCCAATTATAATGAACAATACAGTCGAAAACATAATATAAGAATGCTAAACTTTCCTGAAAAAAGGGGTGAGAATTTGAGAAAAGCATTTATTGAAACTTTAAAGAGTGACTGTAAAGTAGATATTGAGCCCAGTGATGTACTAGCCATCCACAGAATACCTGGGAAAGATGGTTATCAGAAGCCTGTCATAGTTAAGGTAAAGAATACTGAAACTAAAATACGGATAATGCGACAAAAAAGATCCCTGAAAAATGAAGTGAAATTGCATGATGACATATCACAACGCAATCTTGGACTAATGGCAAGACTTAAAAAcactgaaaaatttgaaaatgtatggTTTTATAACTGTAATGTGTATGCCAAAACTGAAACTAGTAGCAGAATAAGATTTGATCTATTTGACAATGtagaagaaaaaatgaaaaagaaattaaaagatggAAATTAA